One Rhodothermales bacterium DNA segment encodes these proteins:
- a CDS encoding BrnA antitoxin family protein, which produces MPRYQKELTPGELAALKDEDIDFSDIPATDEAFWKEAVIVQPQPKKAISLRLDADVLAYFQQDGPGYQTRINAVLKAYVETMRSKSNPALHRQ; this is translated from the coding sequence ATGCCGCGCTACCAAAAGGAACTGACCCCCGGTGAGCTGGCTGCGCTAAAAGATGAGGATATCGACTTTTCGGATATCCCCGCCACGGACGAAGCGTTCTGGAAGGAGGCGGTGATTGTTCAACCTCAGCCCAAGAAGGCCATTTCGCTTCGCCTGGATGCAGACGTGTTGGCGTACTTTCAGCAGGATGGTCCGGGATACCAAACGCGAATAAACGCTGTACTCAAGGCCTATGTGGAGACGATGCGCAGCAAATCGAATCCCGCGCTCCATCGGCAATGA
- a CDS encoding BrnT family toxin, whose amino-acid sequence MEFEWDEAKNQINLLKHGIGFDRARAAFDNACLIREDDRQDYGEQRWQALGVIEGTLVLLVAFTRREDSIRIISARKANERERRIYHAALPKGTDPR is encoded by the coding sequence ATGGAATTTGAGTGGGATGAGGCGAAAAACCAGATCAACCTTCTAAAGCATGGGATTGGCTTCGATCGTGCCAGAGCCGCATTCGATAACGCATGCCTGATTCGGGAGGATGATCGCCAGGACTACGGCGAGCAACGCTGGCAGGCGTTGGGTGTCATTGAAGGAACCCTGGTACTCCTGGTCGCCTTCACAAGGCGCGAGGACAGTATTCGGATCATCTCGGCTCGAAAGGCAAATGAACGAGAACGGAGGATTTATCATGCCGCGCTACCAAAAGGAACTGACCCCCGGTGA
- a CDS encoding YhgN family NAAT transporter, whose translation MDFSDSIWSAAVVLLFIMDPLGNIPVMLSILKDIDPARRQKIIVRELFIALAILLIFLFSGQKILDFLHLQQESVTIAGGIVLLIIGLRMIFPNKEGVMGHSAVGGEPFIVPLAVPMIAGPSALAMLILMVRSAPGQMTNWFYALMIAWALTSVALLGAPLLYRVLRDRGLAAIERLMGMLLVMMAVQMLLNGLKAVG comes from the coding sequence ATGGACTTCTCCGATTCGATCTGGTCCGCCGCCGTTGTGCTGCTGTTTATCATGGACCCGCTCGGGAATATCCCGGTGATGCTGTCCATCCTGAAGGATATCGATCCGGCGCGCCGGCAGAAGATCATCGTTCGCGAGCTGTTCATCGCGCTGGCGATTTTGCTGATCTTCCTGTTCAGCGGCCAGAAGATCCTCGATTTCCTCCATCTTCAGCAGGAGTCGGTGACCATCGCCGGCGGGATCGTGCTGCTCATCATCGGGCTTCGGATGATCTTTCCGAACAAAGAGGGCGTGATGGGGCACAGCGCGGTGGGGGGCGAGCCGTTCATCGTGCCGCTGGCCGTACCCATGATCGCCGGCCCGTCCGCCCTGGCGATGCTGATCCTGATGGTACGCAGCGCACCGGGTCAGATGACGAACTGGTTTTATGCCCTGATGATCGCCTGGGCGCTGACGTCGGTCGCGCTCCTCGGCGCCCCGTTGCTCTACCGGGTCCTCCGCGACCGCGGCCTCGCCGCCATCGAACGCCTGATGGGGATGCTCCTCGTGATGATGGCCGTGCAGATGCTGCTCAACGGGCTGAAGGCCGTAGGATGA
- a CDS encoding sigma-70 family RNA polymerase sigma factor yields MHPSDEQLVSAYLDHNDERAFSLLVSRHQERIFGYLLGMVRDRSVANDLFQETFLRVIRAMQNQRGSYAQQDRWLAWVMRIARNAALDYLRSRKKWQDVPDLGDDDAPSFWERLPADGIAADELMHRGEQADWLQACIDRLPPEQREVLLLRHESEMTFKEIAQLTDCSINTALGRMRYALLNLRRMMTDKKKPQTELSELP; encoded by the coding sequence ATGCATCCCAGCGACGAGCAACTGGTTTCGGCTTACCTCGACCATAACGACGAACGGGCGTTCAGCCTGCTCGTGAGTCGTCATCAGGAGCGAATCTTCGGCTACCTGCTGGGTATGGTGCGCGACCGGAGCGTGGCGAACGATCTCTTCCAGGAGACCTTCCTGCGCGTCATTCGCGCAATGCAGAACCAGCGCGGTTCGTACGCCCAGCAAGACCGGTGGCTGGCCTGGGTGATGCGCATCGCCCGCAACGCCGCGCTCGATTACCTGCGCAGCCGGAAAAAATGGCAGGATGTGCCCGATCTCGGGGACGACGACGCCCCCTCGTTCTGGGAACGGCTGCCGGCCGACGGGATCGCAGCCGATGAGTTGATGCATCGCGGCGAGCAGGCGGACTGGCTTCAGGCCTGTATCGATCGGCTCCCCCCGGAGCAGCGCGAGGTGCTGCTGCTTCGCCACGAATCGGAGATGACCTTCAAGGAAATCGCCCAGCTCACCGACTGCTCGATCAACACCGCCCTCGGACGCATGCGCTACGCGCTGCTGAACCTTCGGCGGATGATGACCGATAAAAAAAAACCTCAGACTGAACTTTCCGAGCTTCCGTAG
- a CDS encoding M14 family metallopeptidase, which translates to MKFFWFLLLAFLALPAGAQPVIPRPVDVFGFEPGADYQLADYSQVTDYFQRLDAASDRARMIEIGRSAQGRPLYVMFISSEANMAQLDRWRTMSEALSRARIDDATARRYAREGKTVVWIDGGMHASEKAHGQMTPLLAWKLVAEDSFEMQRIRDNVVVLLMPNINPDGLDIVTSWYRKYVGTPYETTSPAWLYHPYVGHDNNRDWFMNTMPESEAVSQVLYNEWYPQIVHNHHQTSPAWARIFLPPFSDPVNPNIHPGVTTGVNLVGSAMANRFAMEKKPGVVSDVAYSMWWNGGMRTAPYFHNMIGILTETAHATPTPRYYAPDSLPRTLAGHPDTPTDGTDIFYPYPWPGGESHFRDAVDYMVTASMGILEIAADRRERWLYDSYAMGRDAIARGDTAKPYAYIIPADQADPTEARRLVEVLRKTGIEVQRAERPFTAGATRYDADSYVAFSAQAYRPMLVDLMEPQDYPDRRKADGSPEVPYDLAGWTLPMQMGVRVDRIDAPFQAPLYPVTETRVLPKKGTVAENPAFGYALGHSANGSALVVNRLLKAGEKVAWAGEAFGPENAPFPEGTIVIEKGADTERRLEALAEETGLSFAGLETRPAVTTYPLSVPRIGLYKSWLANMDEGWTRWLLDQYAFAVDTLHDADLRYDRLSTYHAVILPDQGSDALLKGHAPNTMPAEYTGGIGLEGTLALKQFVEEGGTLLALDSASDFVIDQFGLPVRNAVRGVPSSRFFIPGSLIRMDVDTGHPLAYGMQEETAASFQQGRAFEAVVRSSTGEGGRESIAPAPAPVIDVIARYAKSDLLMSGWALGEDEYLAGKAAMVRVPVGEGNVVITGFRPQFRGQPGGTFKLIFNTLHAATLADFPDPEPDVLPAPAGQR; encoded by the coding sequence ATGAAGTTTTTCTGGTTTCTCCTCCTCGCGTTCCTGGCCCTGCCGGCCGGTGCGCAGCCTGTCATCCCGCGCCCGGTCGATGTGTTCGGCTTCGAGCCGGGTGCGGACTACCAGCTGGCCGATTACAGCCAGGTCACCGACTACTTCCAGCGCCTCGACGCCGCCTCGGATCGGGCGCGGATGATCGAAATCGGGCGGTCCGCCCAGGGCCGGCCGCTGTACGTGATGTTCATCTCCAGCGAGGCCAACATGGCCCAGCTCGACCGCTGGAGAACGATGAGCGAGGCCCTCTCCCGCGCCCGCATCGACGATGCCACCGCCCGCCGGTATGCCCGCGAGGGCAAAACCGTGGTCTGGATCGACGGCGGGATGCATGCGAGCGAAAAAGCACACGGGCAGATGACGCCGCTGCTGGCCTGGAAGCTGGTTGCCGAAGACAGCTTCGAGATGCAGCGCATCCGCGACAACGTCGTCGTGCTGCTCATGCCGAACATCAACCCGGACGGGCTCGACATCGTCACCAGCTGGTACCGGAAGTATGTGGGCACGCCCTACGAAACGACGAGTCCGGCCTGGCTCTACCATCCTTACGTAGGCCACGACAACAACCGGGACTGGTTCATGAACACGATGCCGGAGTCGGAGGCGGTGTCGCAGGTGCTGTACAACGAGTGGTATCCCCAGATCGTCCATAACCATCATCAGACCTCGCCGGCGTGGGCGCGCATCTTCCTCCCGCCCTTCTCCGATCCGGTCAATCCCAACATCCACCCCGGCGTCACGACGGGCGTCAACCTCGTGGGCTCCGCCATGGCGAACCGGTTCGCGATGGAGAAGAAGCCCGGCGTCGTTTCCGATGTAGCGTACAGCATGTGGTGGAACGGGGGGATGCGGACGGCGCCGTATTTCCACAACATGATCGGGATCCTCACGGAGACGGCGCACGCCACCCCCACACCGCGCTACTATGCCCCCGATTCGCTGCCGCGCACGCTCGCCGGCCACCCCGACACCCCCACCGACGGCACCGACATCTTTTACCCCTATCCCTGGCCGGGCGGCGAGTCCCACTTCCGGGACGCGGTCGACTACATGGTCACGGCCTCGATGGGCATCCTCGAAATCGCCGCGGACCGGCGCGAGCGCTGGCTGTACGACAGCTACGCGATGGGGCGCGACGCCATCGCCAGGGGCGACACCGCGAAACCGTACGCCTACATCATCCCCGCCGACCAGGCCGACCCGACGGAAGCCCGCCGGCTCGTGGAAGTCCTCCGCAAAACCGGCATCGAGGTCCAGCGCGCCGAGCGCCCGTTCACCGCGGGGGCAACGCGCTACGACGCGGACAGTTATGTGGCTTTCAGCGCCCAGGCCTATCGGCCGATGCTCGTCGACCTCATGGAGCCCCAGGACTACCCCGACCGCCGGAAGGCGGATGGATCACCCGAGGTGCCCTACGACCTCGCCGGCTGGACGCTCCCCATGCAGATGGGCGTCCGCGTCGACCGCATCGACGCGCCCTTCCAGGCGCCGCTGTACCCGGTGACGGAAACGCGCGTCTTGCCGAAAAAAGGCACGGTCGCGGAAAACCCCGCGTTCGGCTACGCGCTCGGGCATAGCGCCAACGGCAGCGCACTGGTCGTAAACCGACTGCTCAAGGCCGGAGAGAAGGTCGCCTGGGCCGGCGAGGCATTCGGCCCCGAGAACGCGCCGTTCCCCGAAGGCACCATCGTCATCGAAAAAGGGGCCGACACCGAGCGCCGGCTCGAGGCGCTCGCCGAGGAGACGGGGCTGTCGTTCGCCGGTCTGGAAACCCGGCCCGCTGTCACCACCTACCCGCTCTCCGTCCCGCGCATCGGCCTGTACAAATCGTGGCTCGCCAACATGGACGAAGGATGGACGCGCTGGCTGCTCGACCAGTACGCGTTCGCCGTGGATACACTGCACGACGCCGACCTCCGCTACGACCGGTTGTCCACCTACCACGCCGTCATCCTGCCCGACCAGGGCAGCGATGCGCTGCTGAAGGGGCATGCGCCGAACACCATGCCGGCGGAATACACCGGCGGGATCGGCCTCGAGGGCACACTGGCCCTCAAGCAATTCGTCGAGGAAGGCGGCACGCTGCTGGCGCTGGACAGCGCGAGCGATTTTGTGATCGACCAGTTCGGTCTGCCCGTGCGCAACGCCGTCCGCGGCGTGCCGTCCTCGCGGTTCTTCATTCCCGGATCGCTGATCCGGATGGACGTGGACACCGGCCACCCGCTCGCGTACGGGATGCAGGAAGAGACGGCCGCGTCCTTCCAGCAGGGCCGGGCGTTCGAAGCGGTGGTCCGTTCATCGACCGGCGAGGGCGGGCGCGAGTCCATCGCGCCGGCGCCGGCACCCGTGATCGACGTCATCGCCCGGTACGCCAAAAGCGATCTCCTCATGAGTGGATGGGCACTGGGAGAGGATGAATACCTCGCCGGCAAGGCCGCCATGGTGCGGGTGCCGGTCGGAGAGGGCAACGTGGTGATCACGGGTTTCCGCCCCCAGTTCAGAGGCCAGCCCGGCGGCACGTTCAAATTGATCTTCAACACCCTCCACGCCGCCACCCTGGCCGATTTTCCCGATCCGGAACCGGATGTGCTGCCTGCACCCGCCGGGCAACGCTAG
- a CDS encoding calcineurin-like phosphoesterase family protein, with amino-acid sequence MLPTPTSRRQFLRHAAFAGAGLALPLRILADPYAPIFHAPAGKPVRVRGRVRAGRANLAGVSVTDGVSVVRTGADGRYELTTTDAQPFVHIGLPDGYQIPQNAPGTARFYQPIAPNARGEMDASFDLEATDAGSRHRFVVLADTQTQTPYEMGLLHDQTVPDVISTVQELGSVAFGVACGDIMFDDLSLYPEYERAVSRMGVPFFQVVGNHDLDFSGRSDLTSTETFCGRFGPRYYSFERGEVHYVVLDDVFYHGKGYIGYLDDIQLTWLAADLATVEAGRTVIVLTHIPGMGTASLRNGAASPDISGSITNRERLYRLLEPYTAHLITGHTHEHEHVFEGGVHEHVLGTACGAWWSGPICYDGTPSGYAVFEMDGSDVSWRYKSTGMPFDHQLRIYPRGSDPTAPDEIVANVWDADPEWEVVWYEDGERKGRMGQRLGLDPMSIELHAGPELPSHRPWVEPRKTQHLFYAPVSPEANSIRVEARDRFGRVYSATL; translated from the coding sequence ATGCTCCCCACCCCGACCTCCCGCCGCCAATTCCTTCGCCACGCCGCCTTCGCCGGCGCCGGCCTGGCGCTCCCGCTTCGGATCCTCGCCGACCCGTACGCCCCGATCTTTCACGCGCCGGCCGGCAAACCGGTGCGGGTTCGCGGCCGCGTCCGCGCCGGGCGGGCGAACCTCGCGGGGGTCTCGGTGACCGATGGCGTATCGGTCGTGCGGACCGGCGCCGACGGCCGGTATGAACTGACGACGACGGACGCGCAGCCTTTTGTGCACATCGGCCTGCCGGACGGATACCAGATCCCCCAGAATGCACCCGGGACGGCCCGCTTTTACCAGCCGATCGCCCCCAATGCCCGCGGGGAGATGGATGCGAGCTTCGACCTGGAGGCGACAGACGCCGGCAGCCGGCATCGCTTCGTCGTCCTCGCCGACACGCAAACGCAGACGCCGTACGAGATGGGCCTGCTGCACGACCAGACCGTGCCGGACGTGATCTCCACGGTACAGGAACTCGGATCCGTAGCCTTCGGCGTCGCGTGCGGCGACATCATGTTCGACGACCTCTCGCTCTACCCCGAGTACGAGCGCGCCGTCAGCCGGATGGGCGTGCCGTTCTTCCAGGTCGTGGGCAACCACGACCTCGACTTCTCCGGGCGATCGGATCTGACCTCCACCGAAACGTTCTGCGGGCGATTCGGCCCCCGCTATTATTCCTTCGAACGCGGCGAGGTGCACTATGTGGTGCTGGACGACGTGTTCTACCACGGCAAGGGGTATATCGGGTATCTCGACGACATCCAGCTTACCTGGCTCGCGGCGGACCTGGCGACGGTCGAGGCCGGCCGCACCGTCATCGTCCTCACCCACATCCCGGGCATGGGCACCGCCTCCCTGCGCAACGGCGCGGCATCCCCCGACATCAGCGGGTCGATCACGAACCGCGAACGCCTGTACCGGCTGCTGGAACCCTATACCGCCCACCTCATCACCGGGCACACCCACGAGCACGAGCATGTCTTCGAGGGCGGCGTGCACGAGCACGTCCTCGGCACCGCCTGCGGCGCCTGGTGGAGCGGGCCGATCTGCTACGACGGGACGCCGAGCGGCTACGCGGTGTTCGAGATGGACGGGTCGGACGTGTCCTGGCGCTACAAGAGCACCGGCATGCCGTTCGATCATCAGCTTCGCATCTACCCGCGCGGCTCCGACCCCACGGCGCCGGACGAGATCGTGGCCAACGTCTGGGATGCGGATCCGGAATGGGAGGTCGTCTGGTACGAGGACGGCGAACGCAAGGGCCGGATGGGGCAGCGTCTCGGGCTCGACCCGATGTCCATTGAACTCCACGCCGGCCCCGAACTGCCCAGCCACCGTCCCTGGGTGGAGCCACGGAAGACGCAACATCTGTTCTATGCCCCCGTCTCCCCGGAGGCAAACAGCATCCGCGTGGAAGCCCGCGACCGATTCGGCCGGGTGTACAGCGCCACCCTGTGA
- a CDS encoding aldo/keto reductase has translation MQHRTLGTTSLSVSALSFGGWGIVGGLNWGHQEKANSLAALRAAYDAGMTTIDTAEMYGNGYSEQLIGEALGDVRDRLVIASKVVPANFAEADLRAACERSLKNLGTTWIDLYQLHWPNWDLPIEVPMRTLEALKQEGKIREYGVSNFGPLDLRDALRAGFAPASNQVAYSLLFRAPEYAIQPACLDAGVSILCYSPLLHGLLTGKFKNPADVPEDRARTRHFSSGQWAQVRHGQRGFEDLLFNTIQDIRALAEEAGEPMADLALAWLLTRPGVASVIVGGRNPDQVRRNVRAAELALRPEVAQALDDISNALKEAMGPNPDMWQATPRIR, from the coding sequence ATGCAACACCGTACACTCGGCACCACGTCCCTCTCCGTCTCCGCCCTGAGCTTTGGCGGCTGGGGCATTGTCGGCGGCCTGAACTGGGGACACCAGGAGAAGGCCAACTCCCTCGCGGCGCTCCGCGCGGCGTACGACGCCGGCATGACCACCATCGACACCGCCGAGATGTACGGCAACGGCTACTCGGAACAGCTCATCGGCGAGGCCCTCGGCGACGTACGCGACCGGCTGGTCATCGCCTCGAAGGTGGTGCCGGCGAACTTCGCCGAGGCCGACCTCCGCGCGGCCTGCGAACGCAGCCTCAAAAACCTGGGGACGACCTGGATCGACCTCTACCAGCTCCACTGGCCGAACTGGGATCTGCCCATCGAGGTCCCGATGCGCACGCTGGAGGCCCTCAAACAGGAGGGCAAGATCCGGGAATACGGCGTATCCAATTTTGGCCCGCTCGACCTCCGTGACGCGCTCCGCGCCGGCTTCGCGCCCGCCAGCAACCAGGTCGCCTACAGCCTCCTCTTCCGGGCTCCGGAGTACGCCATCCAGCCAGCCTGTCTGGATGCCGGCGTGTCCATCCTCTGCTACTCGCCGCTCCTGCACGGTTTGCTGACGGGCAAATTCAAGAACCCCGCGGACGTCCCGGAAGACCGCGCCCGGACGCGCCACTTCTCATCCGGCCAGTGGGCGCAGGTGCGCCACGGCCAGCGGGGCTTCGAGGACCTGCTGTTCAACACCATCCAGGACATCCGCGCGCTCGCGGAGGAGGCCGGCGAGCCGATGGCGGATCTGGCGCTCGCGTGGCTCCTCACGCGCCCCGGCGTGGCGTCGGTGATCGTCGGGGGCCGCAACCCGGACCAGGTCCGCCGCAACGTCCGCGCCGCCGAGCTGGCGCTCAGGCCGGAGGTTGCCCAGGCGCTGGACGATATCTCGAACGCCCTGAAAGAGGCGATGGGCCCGAATCCCGACATGTGGCAGGCTACGCCGCGGATTCGGTAG
- a CDS encoding copper-translocating P-type ATPase translates to MSHDAHTHHAESHSRKTSAHPSTHDGAHHGHAGHGDMAADFKRRFFIALALTVPILLLSPMIQEAIGLGGAWSFPGDLLVLLGLSAAIYGYGGWPFLKGFVSELRDRRPGMMTLVAMAISVAFFYSAAVVIGLDGKLFFWETATLIDLMLLGHWIEMRSVMGASRALEELARLMPADAHRIDADGSVVDIRLSDLKKGDRVLVKSGEKIPADGDATEGESSVNESMLTGESRPVKKTTGDGVIAGSVNGQGSLTVEVKKTGEESYLNQVIDLVKTAQASKSRTQNLADRAALWLTVVALSVGAVTFVAWFIAAGRDLAFSIERAVTVMVVACPHALGLAIPLVVAVSTSAAARRGLLIRNRTAFEQARLLDTMVFDKTGTLTEGRFGVTDILVYDADGEDEVLRLAAGVERGSEHPIAAGILHAAEERGIDAPASKGFTSITGQGVQADIDGRRIRVLSPGAIASAGLSPSDGRVDELGRQGKTVVYLVGGSDDEAELLGALALADVIRPSAREAIERLHAMGIDAVMLTGDRQEVADYVAGELGIDRTIAEVLPDEKSAKIKALQDEGRRVAMTGDGVNDAPALATADVGMAIGAGTDVAIEAADMVLVDSDPRDAVRVIALAKATYRKMIQNLWYAAGYNIVALPLAAGVLAAWGIILSPAVGAVLMSLSTVVVAINARILRVE, encoded by the coding sequence ATGTCCCACGACGCACACACCCATCACGCCGAATCCCACTCGCGCAAAACATCCGCGCATCCGTCCACCCACGACGGGGCGCACCACGGCCACGCCGGCCACGGCGACATGGCGGCCGACTTCAAGCGGCGTTTCTTCATCGCGCTGGCGCTGACGGTCCCCATCCTCCTCCTGAGCCCGATGATCCAGGAGGCCATCGGACTCGGGGGCGCATGGTCTTTCCCGGGTGACCTGCTGGTGTTGCTCGGCCTCTCCGCTGCCATCTACGGCTATGGAGGATGGCCCTTTCTGAAGGGGTTCGTATCGGAACTGCGCGACCGCCGGCCCGGCATGATGACCCTCGTGGCGATGGCGATCAGCGTGGCGTTTTTCTACAGCGCGGCCGTGGTGATCGGCCTCGACGGCAAGCTGTTTTTCTGGGAGACAGCCACTCTGATCGACCTGATGCTGCTGGGACACTGGATCGAGATGCGGAGCGTGATGGGCGCCAGCCGCGCGTTAGAGGAACTGGCGCGCCTGATGCCGGCGGATGCGCACCGGATCGACGCCGATGGCTCGGTGGTCGACATCCGGCTGTCCGACCTCAAGAAAGGAGATCGCGTACTGGTCAAGAGCGGCGAGAAGATTCCGGCGGACGGAGACGCGACGGAGGGCGAAAGCAGCGTGAACGAGAGCATGCTTACGGGGGAGAGTCGGCCCGTCAAAAAAACGACGGGGGACGGCGTCATCGCCGGCTCGGTGAACGGGCAGGGCTCGCTGACGGTAGAGGTTAAAAAGACCGGTGAGGAGAGTTATCTCAACCAGGTCATCGACCTCGTCAAGACGGCGCAGGCGTCGAAAAGCCGGACCCAGAACCTCGCGGACCGGGCGGCGCTTTGGCTTACGGTCGTGGCCCTCTCGGTCGGAGCCGTGACGTTCGTCGCGTGGTTCATCGCCGCCGGCCGTGACCTCGCGTTTTCGATCGAGCGCGCGGTCACGGTGATGGTCGTGGCCTGCCCGCACGCGCTCGGGCTCGCGATCCCGCTCGTCGTGGCCGTATCGACCTCCGCGGCGGCGCGGCGCGGGCTGCTCATCCGCAACCGGACCGCCTTCGAGCAGGCGCGGCTGCTGGATACCATGGTCTTCGACAAGACGGGCACGCTCACGGAAGGTCGTTTCGGCGTCACCGACATCCTGGTGTACGACGCCGACGGCGAAGACGAGGTGCTCCGTCTCGCTGCCGGCGTCGAGCGGGGGAGTGAACACCCCATCGCGGCCGGCATCCTCCACGCGGCGGAGGAGCGTGGCATCGATGCGCCGGCGTCGAAGGGATTCACGTCGATCACCGGTCAGGGTGTCCAGGCGGACATCGACGGGCGTCGCATCCGGGTGTTGAGTCCGGGAGCCATCGCCTCGGCGGGTCTCTCGCCGTCGGATGGGCGCGTCGACGAACTCGGCCGGCAGGGCAAGACCGTCGTGTACCTGGTTGGCGGATCGGACGACGAGGCCGAGTTGCTCGGCGCGCTGGCGCTGGCGGACGTCATCCGCCCGTCCGCCCGCGAGGCGATCGAGCGGCTGCACGCGATGGGCATCGACGCGGTGATGCTCACCGGCGACAGGCAGGAGGTGGCAGACTATGTGGCCGGCGAACTCGGCATCGACCGCACGATCGCGGAGGTGCTCCCGGACGAGAAGAGCGCGAAAATCAAGGCGCTGCAGGACGAGGGGCGGCGCGTGGCGATGACGGGCGACGGCGTCAACGATGCGCCGGCGCTGGCGACGGCGGATGTCGGCATGGCCATCGGGGCCGGAACGGACGTCGCCATCGAAGCGGCCGACATGGTGCTGGTCGACAGCGACCCACGCGATGCCGTCCGCGTCATCGCGCTCGCGAAGGCGACGTACCGCAAGATGATCCAGAATCTCTGGTATGCGGCCGGCTACAACATCGTGGCCCTGCCGCTCGCCGCCGGCGTGCTGGCCGCTTGGGGCATCATCCTGAGTCCGGCCGTGGGCGCCGTGCTGATGAGCCTCAGCACCGTGGTCGTCGCCATCAACGCGCGTATCTTGCGCGTCGAGTAA